The genome window CGCAAAGCGACCGGCAAAGTGGTGGTTGAGGTGGCCCGCTAGGCCCGCCGCCCGCCCTGCAAACGGGTCACGCGCAGCGCCTTTTGGCGCTCGCGTAGGTAGACGAAAAGACCGGAAGCGAGGATCAGCGCGATCCCGACCCAGACCTCCCAAACCGGCAGATCGCCGAAGATCACGAAGCCCCAGAAAACCGCCAGCGGCAGCCCGATATATTCAAACGGGGCCACGGTGGCGGCGTCGCCCAGCCGGTAGGCTTGGCTCAGGCAGTAGCCGATCAGCGCGATGTTGAGGCCGATGCCAAGGAAGGTGAGGAAATCCTCCTGCGCTGGCCAGACCCACGCGCGCAGCAGGAATTGGAGTGACGCATTGCTGCCCTCATCCACAAACCGCCCGTCGCCCGCGACAAGGAAAAATCCCAGCGATACGGCAATAAAAGAAGCCTGAATATAGACCATCAAGGCCGAGGCTTTGGAGTTCACGCCGAGCTTGCGGGTCATCAACTGATTCAACGCATAGGTCAGCGCGGCAAGTACCGGCAGCAGCAAAATCCAGCGAGAAACGTCGAGCGTCGCCGTAGAAGCCCAAGGCCGCATCATGATCACCACGCCAACAAACCCCACGATCACCGCGCCAAGGCGTAGCGGGCCGACCTTTTCGCCCAGAAGCGGGATCGACAGCAGGGTGATGAACAGGGGCGCGGCAAAGAACAGGGCCGTCGCTTCGGCAAGTGGCAAGACCGAAAGCGCCAGAAAGAATGACATGTTAGAAATCACGATCAGCAGCCCGCGTAGCAGATGCAGCCCCGGCTGGCGCGTTCTGAGCAGGTGAAATCCGCCTTCAAGTTTGACTAAAACCAGCCCCAACACGATCCCGATGGCCGACCGTGTGAAAACGATCTGATGTAGCGGATAGCCGCCCGATAGACGTTTGATCAGCATGTCATTGACCGAAATCGCGGCCACGCCGAGAAGGATCAACCCGATCGCCAGCCCGGCGCGGTTATGGGGAGAGGTGCTCATGACCAAAGACCTACCAGCCCGGCGGGAGAGGTCCAGCGCTTTGACGTTGGTTTGCGCAGAATTACCCGCTAGGCTGAAAGGATAGGTTAAAGGGAGAGCTAGCAATGCAGATGTCCGACACCCGCCAGATCGCCGCCACCCCAGCCGAGGTTTATGCAGCACTGCTGGACCCTGAGATGCTGCAAACCTGCGTGCCCGGCGCGCAGGATGTTACCGGCTCGGTTGAAGAGGGCTATGACGCGACGGTGGTGCAAAAGGTCGGCCCGGTAAAGGCGACCTTTAAGGGGCATGTGAAACTCTCTGATTTGGTGCCGAACGAAGCGCTGACCATCACCGGCGAGGGTAAAGGCGGGGCCGCTGGTTTCGCCAAGGGCGGCGCGGAAGTGCGGCTGGCGGAAAAGGACGGCGGCACCGAACTGAGTTACGACGTGGAGGCCAAAGTGGGCGGCAAGCTGGCGCAGCTTGGCAGCCGGATCATCGATGGCTTCGCTAAGAAAATGGCGGATCAGTTCTTCGACAATCTGCAATCCTCGCTCGAAGGTCCGACAGAAGAGACGGGCGAAAGCGCGGAAGCTGATGAAGACGCCCCCGCCAAAAAGGGCTGGTTCGGCCGCGCCAAGACCTGAACGCATCTGTTCACCCGGCCCAAAGCCAGTTAGGTTGCGCGCCTCATCAAAGCGGAGACGACCATGCCGACAATCGTGGATATTCAGAACCTGCGTAAATCCTATGCAGGCGGTTTCGAGGCGCTTAAAGGGGTCAATCTGGAGATTGAGCAGGGCGAAATCCTCGCGCTTTTGGGCTCCAATGGGGCGGGCAAGACGACGCTGATCTCGACCATCTGTGGCATCACCACCGCGACCAGCGGCACGGTGACTGTGGGTGGGCACGACATTAAGGATGATTTCCGCGCGGCACGTTCGATGATCGGACTGGTCCCGCAGGAGATCAACCTGGAGCCCTTTGAACGGGTACTGAACACCGTGCGTTTCTCGCGCGGGCTATTTGGCCGGCCGGCGGATGAGGCGGTGCTGGAGAAAATCCTGCGTCAACTCTCGCTCTGGGACAAGAAAGACAGCCAGATCCGCGAGCTTTCGGGCGGGATGAAACGCCGCGTGCTGATCGCCAAGGCGCTGTCGCATGACCCGAAGGTGCTGTTCTTGGACGAGCCCACCGCGGGCGTCGACGTGGAACTGCGCAAGGACATGTGGGAGATCGTGGCGGGGCTGAAAGCCTCTGGCGTGACGATCATCCTGACCACCCATTATATCGAAGAGGCCGAAGCCATCGCGGACCGGATCGGCGTCATCGCCAAGGGTGAATTGCTGCTGGTCGAAGAGAAAGACGCGCTGATGGCGCGGATGGGCAAAAAGCAACTCGAAGTGCAACTTACCGAGCCGATCACCGAAGTGCCGCTGGCGCTGCAATCGCCGGATGTTGAACTGTCCGCCGATGGGCGGTCTTTGATCTATACCTATGACACCAACGCCGAGCGCACCGGGATAACCAAGCTGCTCTCCAAAGTGGCCGAAAGTGGTTTGGTCCTGCAAGACGTGGCGACACGGCAAAGCAGTCTAGAAGATATCTTTGTCGATCTGCTCAAGGAGGATGCGGCATGAACTGGACCGCGATCAAAGCCATCTACGCCTTTGAAATGGCGCGTTTCTTTCGCACCATCACGCAAAGCATCATCTCGCCGGTGTTGTCGACCTCGCTTTACTTCGTCGTCTTCGGCGCGGCCATCGGCAGCCGTATCGAAGAAGTCGAGGGCGTGAGCTATGGCGCCTTTATTGTGCCGGGGTTGATCATGCTAAGCGTTATCACTCAGTCGATCTCAAATGCGTCTTTCGGCATCTATTTCCCGAAATTCATCGGCACGGTCTATGAACTGCTCTCGGCCCCGATCAACTTTTTCGAGATCGTCATCGGCTATGTCGGTGCGGCGGCCACCAAGGCGCTGTTCATCGGTACGATCATCTTGATCACGGCGTTTTTCTTTGTCGATATCACGATCCAGCACCCCATCGCCATGGTCGCTTTCTTGATCCTGACCTGTATCAGCTTTGCGCTGATGGGGTTCATCATCGGCATCTGGGCAGGGAATTTTGAGCAGTTGCAACTGGTGCCGCTCTTGATCGTCACGCCGCTCGTCTTCCTTGGCGGGTCTTTCTACTCGATCTCGATGCTGCCGCCGGTCTGGCAGGTGATCTCGCACTTCAACCCGGTGGTCTATCTGATCTCAGGCTTTCGCTGGGCGTTTTTCGGCTCTGCCGATGTGCCGATCCTCACCAGCCTTGCGGCAATCGCGCTGTTTACCGCACTTTGCCTTGGTGTGATCTGGTGGATTTTCCGCACCGGCTGGCGTCTGCGGGCCTGAGGGCCGCGAAACTTGGGCGCCCGCCTTGTTTGCACCGGGTGGGCGTTCTACATGAGAAGAATGAGAATTCGGCTACCCTTCCTTAAATCCCCGCCCAGCGTTTCCGTGATCCGGCTTTCCGGCATGATCGGCTCGCAGGGGCGCGCGGTGTTGAACGATGCCAGCATGGGGCCGGTCATCGAAAAGGCCTTTGCCAAGGGCAAGCCTGCCGCTGTCGCGCTGGAGATCAACTCTCCCGGTGGCAGTCCGGTGCAATCCTCGTTGATCGGCGCGCGTATCCGGCGGCTGTCTGAGGAAAAGAACATTCCCGTCATCGCTTTTGTCGAAGATGTCGCCGCCTCTGGCGGTTACTGGTTGGCAGCTGCGGCGGATGAGATTTACGCGGACCCAAGCTCGGTCGTGGGCTCCATCGGGGTGATCTCTGCCTCTTTCGGGGTGCATGAATTCATCCGCGAGCACGGGGTTGAGCGGCGCGTCTATACGGCAGGGCAGAGCAAATCCATGCTCGACCCCTTCCGCCCGGAAGACCCCGAAGATGTCGCCCGGCTGAAAACGCTGCTCGAAGACATTCATGGAAATTTTATCGACCACGTAAAGACCCGCCGCGCGGGCAAGCTGCCCGAGGGGCAAGACCTCTTTACCGGGGAAATTTGGCTGGCGAAACGCGCCGCCGAACTGGGGCTGATCGACGGTATCGGCCATCTGAAACCGCTGCTGAAAGAGCGCTTTGGCAACAAGGTGAAACTGCGCCGCTACGGTGTGAAACGCGGGCTTCTGTCGCGCTTTGGCGTGCAGATGGTGCAAGACGCGGTGCAGGGCATAGAGGAACGCGCGGCCTATGCGCGGTTTGGTCTCTAGCCCATGGTTTTCAAGATCGTTCTGCTGTTTCTGGTGGCCATGGGCCTGCTCGCTTGGTTTGGAAAAATGCATTGGCTGGGGGGCAAACGCCTGTCCCGGTCCAAATGCCGTGACTGCGGACGTTACCGCATTGGCAAAGGCGATTGTGCCTGTAAGGGAGGGCGTTGATGCTGATGCCGTGGCTACTTTCGGGGCTTGGCCTCGTGATCCTGCTGTTTGCGGGGGATGCGTTGGTCAAAGGGGCGGTGAACCTGTCGCTGCGCCTTGGCGTGCCCGCGCTGATCGTCAGTCTGACCATTGTGGCCTTTGGCACCTCTGCGCCTGAACTACTGATCTCAATCAAGGCGATCTTGGACAACGCGCCGGGTTTGGCGCTTGGGAATGTCGTCGGGTCGAACACGGCGAACATCCTGATGGTATTGGGCATTCCGGCCTTGCTGGCGACGATGCACACTTCGGAATGCAGCACGCGCAAGACCTATAATCAGATGATCGCCGCGTCAGTCTTGTTCATTGCGTTGGCTTTCCGTGGGGTCTTTGACTGGATCGCTGGGCTGATCCTGCTCGCCGGGCTGGCCTATATGCTCTATGACGCCTTTGGCGACGCCAAGGATCACCGTCATGCCTGCCGGGCCGGTGCAGTGGATAATGAAGAAGAGCCCGAAGGCGCGGACCCCAATATGGCGGGCTGGCAGATTGCGCTGTTCCTGATCCTTGGCCTGATCGGCTTGCCCTTAGGCGCAAGCCTTCTGGTGGATAACGCCACGATCATCGCCCAGACCTATGGGGTGAGTGACACAGTGATTGGCCTGACGCTTGTGGCCGTGGGCACATCGCTGCCGGAACTGGCGACCACCGTGATGGCCGCGCTGCGCCGTCAGGCGGATGTGGCGCTTGGCAACGTCATCGGTTCGAACATGTTTAACCTTCTCGCGATCATCGGCATCGCGAGTCTTGTTGGCCCGATTGAGGTCGACGAAGCCTTCTTGCGGATCGACCTTTGGGTGATGCTGGGCGCGTCGCTGTTGCTGATCCCCTTCGTCTATCTGGGGCGCGACATCACGCGGCTTTGGGGTGTGGCGCTCAGCGCGCTTTACGGGCTTTATTTGTTAATCATCCTGATCTGAGGAGGGCGGCAGATGCGGCGGGCATTGGTGACCGGGGCCGGGCAACGTCTGGGCCGCGCCATGGCGCTTTATCTTGGGCAGCGGGGCTTTGAAGTAGCGGTGCATTATGCCACCTCGCAAGATGGAGCCGATACCACAGCCGCTGAGATCACAGCAATGGGGAGGCGTGCCGTGACTTTGCAAGCCGACCTGCTGGAAGAGGCCGCTACAGAAACGCTTTTGCCCCGCGCGGCAGAGGCGCTAGGTGGGCCGATTACCTGCCTTGTGAACAACGCCTCGATTTTCGAGTATGACGATATCACCAGCGCCACCCGCGAAAGCTGGGACCGGCATATGGGCAGCAACCTTCGCGCGCCATTCGTTTTGACGCAAGCGATGGCGGGGCAGGGGTTAAAGCCCGAGACAGACCAAAACGGAGAGCCCCGAGCCGCCGGGCTGATCGTCAATATGCTTGACCAGCGGGTGCGGAACCTCACGCCAGAGTTCACGACCTACACGATCGCCAAGATGGGGCTTTGGGCCATGACGCGCACCACAGCGCAGGCTTTGGCCCCGGCGATCAGGGTTAACGGCATCGGCCCCGGCCCGACGCTGAAGGGCAGTGCCCAAAGCGCCGAAGGCTTTGCCGCACAGCGCCGCGACACGGTTCTAGCCCGTGGTGCAAACCCTGAGGATATCACCGCCGCACTGGGCTATTTCATCGATTCACCGGGGGTGACAGGACAGCTGATCTGCACCGACGGAGGGGAGCATTTGCAGTGGAATACAAGCCCCAAAGACGCCTTGGCGTAAGCGCAATGCAGGAAGTTTTGCACGTTCTTAACGTATGTTACCAAACTGTTACCGAAACCTCTTTGTTTTCAGAGGCTTGTTTCGTGCGAGATAAAAAATACAGCAATAACAATGAATTATTGACGTGCTTAAAAAATGGGCAAATCAGCGAAGCCTGTCAAAAACAACGGAAATTCCTAGATGCCCAGAAGTTATCGTCAGACTTATCCACATCTTCGGTGGACATGTTAAAGCTTGCCCCCATTGCCGTCCTATTGCAGCGAAGCACGAGAATCAGCGCCTGAGATGACCACGCCAAACGACAGCCCTCCGCCGCAAGGCCGCCAGGTGATTCAGGCCTATCTGAAGTCGCTCGATTCGTCGCCGGGCGTCTACCGGATGCTCGATGCGGAGAGCCGTGTGCTCTATGTCGGCAAGGCGCGAAACCTGCGCGCGCGGGTGTCGTCCTATGCGCGGCCCACGGGACATTCGGGGCGCATCTCGCGGATGATCGCCAATACCGCTTCGATGATGTTTCTGACGACAAAAACGGAAACCGAGGCGCTGCTTCTTGAGCAAAACCTGATTAAACAGCTCAAGCCCAAGTTCAACGTGCTGCTGCGCGACGACAAGAGCTTTCCCAACATCCTTGTGACCGCCGATCACGACTATCCGCAGATCAAAAAACACCGTGGCGCGAAGAAGGAGAAGGGCAGCTACTACGGCCCCTTCGCCAGCGCGGGTGCGGTGAACCGCACGCTGAACCAGTTGCAGCGGGTCTTCCTTTTGCGTGATTGCTCCAACTCGATGTTCGACAGCCGCACGCGGCCCTGCTTGCAGCACCAGATCAAACGCTGCTCTGCTCCTTGCGTCGGTAAAATCTCAGCCGAAGAGTATCGCCAGACCGTGCGGGATGCAGAGCGCTTTCTTAGCGGGAAGTCGACAGA of Sulfitobacter sp. DSM 110093 contains these proteins:
- a CDS encoding calcium/sodium antiporter → MLMPWLLSGLGLVILLFAGDALVKGAVNLSLRLGVPALIVSLTIVAFGTSAPELLISIKAILDNAPGLALGNVVGSNTANILMVLGIPALLATMHTSECSTRKTYNQMIAASVLFIALAFRGVFDWIAGLILLAGLAYMLYDAFGDAKDHRHACRAGAVDNEEEPEGADPNMAGWQIALFLILGLIGLPLGASLLVDNATIIAQTYGVSDTVIGLTLVAVGTSLPELATTVMAALRRQADVALGNVIGSNMFNLLAIIGIASLVGPIEVDEAFLRIDLWVMLGASLLLIPFVYLGRDITRLWGVALSALYGLYLLIILI
- a CDS encoding SDR family oxidoreductase, with amino-acid sequence MRRALVTGAGQRLGRAMALYLGQRGFEVAVHYATSQDGADTTAAEITAMGRRAVTLQADLLEEAATETLLPRAAEALGGPITCLVNNASIFEYDDITSATRESWDRHMGSNLRAPFVLTQAMAGQGLKPETDQNGEPRAAGLIVNMLDQRVRNLTPEFTTYTIAKMGLWAMTRTTAQALAPAIRVNGIGPGPTLKGSAQSAEGFAAQRRDTVLARGANPEDITAALGYFIDSPGVTGQLICTDGGEHLQWNTSPKDALA
- a CDS encoding ABC transporter permease codes for the protein MNWTAIKAIYAFEMARFFRTITQSIISPVLSTSLYFVVFGAAIGSRIEEVEGVSYGAFIVPGLIMLSVITQSISNASFGIYFPKFIGTVYELLSAPINFFEIVIGYVGAAATKALFIGTIILITAFFFVDITIQHPIAMVAFLILTCISFALMGFIIGIWAGNFEQLQLVPLLIVTPLVFLGGSFYSISMLPPVWQVISHFNPVVYLISGFRWAFFGSADVPILTSLAAIALFTALCLGVIWWIFRTGWRLRA
- a CDS encoding ABC transporter ATP-binding protein, giving the protein MPTIVDIQNLRKSYAGGFEALKGVNLEIEQGEILALLGSNGAGKTTLISTICGITTATSGTVTVGGHDIKDDFRAARSMIGLVPQEINLEPFERVLNTVRFSRGLFGRPADEAVLEKILRQLSLWDKKDSQIRELSGGMKRRVLIAKALSHDPKVLFLDEPTAGVDVELRKDMWEIVAGLKASGVTIILTTHYIEEAEAIADRIGVIAKGELLLVEEKDALMARMGKKQLEVQLTEPITEVPLALQSPDVELSADGRSLIYTYDTNAERTGITKLLSKVAESGLVLQDVATRQSSLEDIFVDLLKEDAA
- a CDS encoding carbon monoxide dehydrogenase subunit G, which produces MQMSDTRQIAATPAEVYAALLDPEMLQTCVPGAQDVTGSVEEGYDATVVQKVGPVKATFKGHVKLSDLVPNEALTITGEGKGGAAGFAKGGAEVRLAEKDGGTELSYDVEAKVGGKLAQLGSRIIDGFAKKMADQFFDNLQSSLEGPTEETGESAEADEDAPAKKGWFGRAKT
- a CDS encoding S49 family peptidase, which codes for MRIRLPFLKSPPSVSVIRLSGMIGSQGRAVLNDASMGPVIEKAFAKGKPAAVALEINSPGGSPVQSSLIGARIRRLSEEKNIPVIAFVEDVAASGGYWLAAAADEIYADPSSVVGSIGVISASFGVHEFIREHGVERRVYTAGQSKSMLDPFRPEDPEDVARLKTLLEDIHGNFIDHVKTRRAGKLPEGQDLFTGEIWLAKRAAELGLIDGIGHLKPLLKERFGNKVKLRRYGVKRGLLSRFGVQMVQDAVQGIEERAAYARFGL
- a CDS encoding DMT family transporter, whose amino-acid sequence is MSTSPHNRAGLAIGLILLGVAAISVNDMLIKRLSGGYPLHQIVFTRSAIGIVLGLVLVKLEGGFHLLRTRQPGLHLLRGLLIVISNMSFFLALSVLPLAEATALFFAAPLFITLLSIPLLGEKVGPLRLGAVIVGFVGVVIMMRPWASTATLDVSRWILLLPVLAALTYALNQLMTRKLGVNSKASALMVYIQASFIAVSLGFFLVAGDGRFVDEGSNASLQFLLRAWVWPAQEDFLTFLGIGLNIALIGYCLSQAYRLGDAATVAPFEYIGLPLAVFWGFVIFGDLPVWEVWVGIALILASGLFVYLRERQKALRVTRLQGGRRA